A single window of Leclercia adecarboxylata DNA harbors:
- a CDS encoding helix-turn-helix domain-containing protein → MAVQMINDDEGKPQYVVIPYDEYFRMQLQLAEYDDENEEEWEKIDSETDIYDHVGLPEDVCRIMTYEQVSLQAAWRILRGLSQQEVADKLGISQSAVSQLEAVDSRPQKRTREKLAAIYGCTQEQISLYLPKEG, encoded by the coding sequence ATGGCTGTACAAATGATCAATGATGACGAAGGTAAGCCGCAATATGTCGTTATTCCTTACGACGAGTACTTCCGTATGCAACTGCAACTGGCGGAATATGATGATGAAAATGAAGAAGAATGGGAGAAAATCGATAGCGAAACCGACATCTATGATCATGTTGGTTTACCCGAAGATGTCTGCCGCATTATGACTTATGAACAGGTCAGCCTGCAGGCCGCCTGGCGCATCCTGCGCGGCTTATCGCAACAGGAGGTAGCCGACAAGCTGGGCATCAGCCAGTCCGCCGTGTCACAGCTGGAAGCCGTCGACTCCCGCCCGCAAAAACGCACCCGTGAAAAACTGGCGGCCATTTACGGCTGCACGCAGGAGCAGATCAGCCTGTATCTGCCGAAAGAGGGTTAA
- a CDS encoding sugar ABC transporter ATP-binding protein, with amino-acid sequence MSTSRLEMRGISLAFSGFQALSRVDFTLTGGSVHALTGANGAGKSTLMAVLCGTHARYEGEISINHQLVTIREPVDAKRLGIHLVQQEVDVALIPGLSIAENIMLDHLAQPGHRFHWGKLREQARQALAQLDVSLDVRRAIDSCTLAEKQQILLARALSHHCRFLILDEPTAPLDAHESERLFTVVRRLQQQGIGVVFISHRIHELKAICDTLTVLRDGKLIESGPMADLSGEAIVEKMLGHELSDIYPPARPPHSGETLLRVEGLHDEGLLKDISLHLRKGEILGIAGLAGAGKTELCKALFGASKSQVAKGELNQKPWKPRDPADSVLRGLALVPEERRKEGIFIDEPVSMNLAVSADNSFSRWSLFGHRQAWRWAEEVIARVGVRTRGPGQVLRRLSGGNQQKVAIGKWLRGNAQVLIFDEPTKGVDVKAKTDLFQLIDGLAREGKGVIYASGEFAELVGLCDRICVLWDGRIVAELEGATAREETLLYYSTGGTAS; translated from the coding sequence ATGTCAACCAGTCGCCTCGAGATGCGCGGCATCAGCCTGGCTTTTTCTGGCTTTCAGGCATTGTCGCGCGTCGATTTCACACTGACGGGCGGATCGGTACACGCGCTCACGGGCGCGAACGGCGCCGGTAAATCGACCCTGATGGCGGTGCTGTGCGGCACGCACGCGCGCTATGAAGGCGAAATCAGCATCAATCACCAGCTTGTCACTATTCGCGAGCCGGTGGATGCCAAACGGCTGGGCATCCATCTGGTGCAGCAGGAGGTGGACGTAGCGCTGATCCCCGGCCTGAGCATTGCGGAAAACATCATGCTCGATCATCTGGCGCAGCCGGGGCACCGCTTCCACTGGGGAAAACTGCGCGAGCAGGCCCGGCAGGCGCTGGCGCAGCTGGACGTCTCCCTCGACGTGCGGCGCGCTATCGACAGCTGCACCCTGGCGGAAAAGCAGCAGATCCTGCTGGCGCGGGCGCTCTCTCATCACTGCCGGTTTTTAATTCTGGATGAACCCACCGCGCCGCTGGACGCCCACGAGAGCGAGCGGCTGTTTACCGTGGTGCGACGCCTGCAGCAGCAGGGGATCGGGGTGGTGTTTATCTCCCACCGCATCCACGAGCTGAAGGCGATCTGCGACACCTTAACGGTGCTGCGCGACGGCAAGCTGATCGAGTCCGGCCCGATGGCGGACCTCAGCGGCGAAGCGATCGTCGAGAAGATGCTCGGCCACGAGCTGAGCGATATCTACCCCCCTGCGCGTCCTCCTCACAGCGGCGAAACCCTGCTGCGCGTGGAGGGGTTGCATGACGAAGGGCTGCTGAAGGATATCTCCCTGCACCTGCGCAAGGGCGAAATTCTGGGCATCGCCGGGCTGGCGGGAGCCGGGAAAACCGAACTCTGCAAGGCGCTGTTTGGCGCCAGTAAAAGCCAGGTGGCAAAAGGCGAACTGAACCAAAAGCCCTGGAAACCGCGTGACCCGGCGGATTCGGTCCTGCGTGGGCTGGCGCTGGTGCCGGAAGAGCGGCGCAAAGAGGGCATCTTTATCGATGAGCCGGTGAGCATGAACCTGGCGGTGTCAGCGGATAACAGCTTTTCGCGCTGGAGCCTGTTCGGGCATCGCCAGGCGTGGCGCTGGGCTGAAGAGGTGATCGCCCGGGTGGGCGTGCGCACCCGCGGGCCGGGGCAGGTACTGCGCCGTCTGTCGGGTGGTAACCAGCAGAAGGTGGCGATTGGCAAATGGCTGCGCGGCAACGCCCAGGTGCTGATCTTCGACGAGCCCACTAAAGGGGTGGACGTGAAGGCCAAAACCGATCTGTTCCAGCTGATTGACGGCCTGGCGCGGGAAGGCAAAGGGGTGATTTATGCCTCGGGGGAATTTGCCGAGCTGGTGGGCCTGTGCGACCGCATCTGCGTGCTGTGGGACGGGCGCATCGTGGCGGAGCTCGAGGGGGCAACCGCCCGCGAAGAGACATTACTTTATTATTCAACCGGAGGAACGGCGTCGTGA
- a CDS encoding ABC transporter permease produces MSKALSVTAAASGRQQIFDFLYKWGMLLTVVALVAIFGVASENFLDPNNIINILRSIAIVTVIAIGVSISLTIGGFDLSVGSTASLANALVISLFVWHGFGTTESILITLALCTLVGLFNAFLIVILRIPDMLATLASLFVIQGVAMTYSYGGSITENMVLPSGDMAEGTIPAAFGALGQVPTIVIIMLAVTLLAQLGLSLTTHGRRMYAIGGNPEAARLSGIRTTRYKVAAYVIASLLAGLGGILLASRIGSSQVNAGGGYLMDAVAAAWIGFSFAGSGKPNALGTLVGAVILGVLSNGLVMLSVPYYAMDIIKGLVLAIALAITYVQKR; encoded by the coding sequence GTGAGCAAGGCCCTTTCAGTGACGGCGGCGGCGTCTGGCCGTCAGCAAATTTTCGATTTTCTCTACAAATGGGGCATGTTGCTGACGGTGGTCGCGCTGGTGGCCATTTTCGGCGTGGCGTCAGAGAACTTCCTCGATCCCAACAACATCATCAACATTCTGCGCTCTATCGCCATCGTGACGGTAATTGCCATCGGCGTCTCCATCTCGCTGACCATTGGCGGGTTTGACCTCTCTGTCGGCTCTACCGCGTCGCTGGCAAATGCCCTGGTGATCTCGCTGTTTGTCTGGCACGGCTTCGGCACCACCGAATCCATTCTGATCACCCTGGCGCTCTGCACCCTGGTGGGGCTGTTTAACGCCTTCCTGATCGTCATCCTGCGCATTCCCGACATGCTCGCCACCCTCGCCAGCCTGTTTGTGATCCAGGGCGTGGCGATGACTTACAGCTACGGCGGGTCGATCACCGAAAACATGGTGCTGCCGAGCGGCGACATGGCGGAAGGGACCATCCCGGCAGCGTTTGGCGCGCTGGGGCAGGTGCCGACCATCGTCATCATTATGCTGGCGGTGACGCTGCTGGCGCAGCTGGGACTATCCCTGACCACCCACGGTCGCCGTATGTACGCCATTGGCGGCAACCCGGAAGCGGCGCGCCTGTCCGGCATTCGCACCACCCGCTATAAAGTGGCGGCCTACGTGATTGCTTCGCTGCTGGCGGGCCTTGGCGGCATTCTGCTGGCCTCGCGCATTGGCTCCTCGCAGGTGAATGCCGGCGGCGGTTATCTGATGGATGCGGTGGCGGCGGCGTGGATCGGCTTCTCGTTCGCCGGCTCCGGCAAACCGAACGCGCTGGGCACCCTGGTGGGGGCGGTGATCCTTGGGGTGCTCTCCAACGGGCTGGTGATGCTCTCGGTGCCCTATTACGCAATGGACATTATAAAAGGGCTGGTGCTGGCGATTGCGCTGGCCATCACCTACGTACAAAAACGTTAA
- a CDS encoding type II toxin-antitoxin system RelE family toxin: protein MKIVWSRTAKRDLAKIDKRYQTRIEEKMAAINDRNAPRPDIKKLDMGEDYYRLRTGDYRVIFIFQGESRDVCYIVAVKRRTSTTYLHEENTLYGCTNDQ, encoded by the coding sequence ATGAAGATTGTGTGGTCAAGAACCGCTAAACGCGATCTGGCAAAGATAGATAAGCGCTACCAGACGCGAATTGAAGAGAAAATGGCGGCAATCAATGACAGAAATGCGCCGCGTCCTGATATTAAAAAACTCGATATGGGTGAGGATTATTATCGCTTACGGACTGGAGATTACCGGGTGATCTTCATTTTCCAGGGAGAGTCGCGGGATGTTTGCTACATCGTGGCCGTCAAGCGAAGAACGTCCACCACTTATCTGCATGAGGAGAACACTCTCTATGGCTGTACAAATGATCAATGA
- a CDS encoding nucleoside recognition domain-containing protein — MKSLHPEEYKVGPGAYFALAFAAVFFSGLLGGKEWYGVFDFTTLNGAFGKVVSKASLNEGTLTTATSAFRGTGGSGAMDGFLFALGLIPAVMFALGMINVLEHYGALRAARKLLTPLLRPLLGIPGTTGLALIGSLQSTDVGASLTRNLADEGQISENEKDVFAMFQFSAGAMITNFFSSGAILFTLVAIDGTAAVPTSIGACIAVMFIMKIVGANMMRLVVRFQNKAPVTAPAKGEA; from the coding sequence ATGAAAAGTTTACACCCTGAGGAGTATAAGGTGGGCCCCGGCGCGTATTTCGCACTGGCGTTTGCAGCAGTATTTTTCTCCGGCCTGTTAGGCGGTAAAGAGTGGTACGGCGTGTTTGATTTCACCACGCTGAACGGCGCGTTTGGCAAGGTGGTCAGTAAAGCGAGTCTTAACGAGGGCACCTTAACCACCGCCACCAGCGCCTTTCGCGGCACCGGTGGCAGCGGCGCGATGGATGGTTTTCTGTTTGCCCTCGGGCTGATCCCGGCGGTGATGTTTGCCCTCGGCATGATCAACGTGCTGGAGCATTACGGCGCCCTGCGTGCCGCGCGCAAGCTGCTAACCCCGCTACTGCGGCCGCTGCTGGGCATCCCGGGCACCACCGGCCTGGCGCTGATCGGCAGCCTGCAAAGCACCGATGTGGGCGCGTCCCTGACCCGCAACCTCGCCGACGAGGGGCAGATCAGCGAGAACGAAAAAGATGTCTTCGCCATGTTTCAGTTCTCGGCCGGGGCGATGATCACCAACTTCTTCTCCTCCGGCGCGATCCTCTTCACCCTGGTGGCTATCGACGGCACGGCGGCAGTGCCGACCTCCATCGGAGCCTGCATCGCGGTGATGTTCATCATGAAAATTGTCGGTGCCAATATGATGCGCCTGGTTGTCAGATTCCAGAATAAAGCCCCCGTCACCGCCCCGGCAAAAGGAGAAGCCTGA
- a CDS encoding SDR family NAD(P)-dependent oxidoreductase has product MQIDLTGKKALVTGASRGLGRAIALSLARAGADVVITYEKSADKAQAVADEITAMGRLSEAVQADRASAEAIQNAVTHAARTLGGLDILVNNAGIARGGELESMTLADIDALINVNIRGVVIAIQAALVHMSDGGRIINIGSCLANRVAQPGIAVSSMTKSALNSLTRGLARDLGPRGITVNLVHPGPTNSDMNPEDGVQAASQRQLIATGHYGQPEDIAAAVTFLASPAAGQISGTGLDVDGGLNA; this is encoded by the coding sequence ATGCAGATCGATTTAACAGGTAAGAAGGCGCTGGTTACCGGTGCCAGCCGGGGTTTGGGCCGTGCTATTGCGCTGTCGCTGGCCCGGGCGGGTGCCGATGTGGTTATCACCTATGAGAAATCCGCCGATAAGGCCCAGGCCGTTGCCGATGAAATTACGGCGATGGGACGCCTCAGCGAGGCGGTTCAGGCCGACAGAGCCAGCGCCGAGGCCATTCAGAATGCCGTCACCCATGCGGCGCGCACCCTGGGCGGGCTCGATATTCTGGTCAATAACGCCGGGATTGCGCGCGGCGGTGAACTGGAGTCCATGACCCTGGCGGACATTGATGCCCTGATTAACGTCAATATTCGCGGGGTGGTGATCGCTATCCAGGCCGCGCTGGTGCATATGTCCGACGGCGGACGGATCATCAACATCGGCAGCTGTCTGGCCAACCGCGTCGCCCAGCCGGGTATCGCGGTCTCTTCAATGACCAAATCGGCGCTCAACTCTCTGACCCGTGGGCTGGCACGTGACCTCGGGCCGCGCGGCATCACCGTCAATCTGGTCCACCCCGGTCCCACCAATAGCGATATGAACCCGGAGGATGGCGTGCAGGCCGCATCGCAGCGCCAGCTTATTGCCACCGGGCACTACGGCCAGCCGGAAGATATCGCCGCCGCGGTCACCTTCCTTGCCAGCCCTGCAGCCGGGCAGATCTCCGGCACCGGGCTGGACGTGGACGGTGGGCTGAACGCCTGA
- a CDS encoding YbdD/YjiX family protein, with product MFDTLSKAGKYLGQAAKMMIGVPDYDNYVEHMRVNHPDQTPMTYEEFFRDRQDARYGAKGGAKCC from the coding sequence ATGTTCGACACCCTATCTAAAGCAGGTAAGTACTTAGGCCAGGCGGCAAAAATGATGATCGGCGTGCCGGACTACGACAACTACGTTGAGCATATGCGCGTCAACCATCCTGACCAGACCCCGATGACCTACGAAGAATTTTTCCGCGATCGCCAGGACGCCCGCTACGGCGCCAAAGGCGGGGCGAAGTGCTGTTAA
- a CDS encoding sugar ABC transporter substrate-binding protein yields the protein MKKVALSLLTLGLLSSLPGYAATPAPVPAAIANHDGQIRIAVIRNLGSDDNTTQFVAGAIQEGKKLGFKVSTFLSNGDDAKFQDFVNQAITQKYDGIILSQGRDPYSTALVKKAVDAGIKVAVFDTAVNGEIPGVTVTQQDDASLTNLSFGQLVKDFNGKANIIKLWVAGFPPMERRQTAYQELLKQNPGIKELESIGAVSSDVQGDTANKVGAVLAKYPKGKIDAIWGTWDAFSQGAYKALKENGRTEIKLYSIDISNQDLQLMREAGSPWVVSVAVDPKLIGATNVRLIANKIAGEATPATYDFKAAAIPQALLSSQPGAVNVASLGKIIPGWGQTEDFIAPWFATLEAKAK from the coding sequence ATGAAAAAAGTTGCACTTTCTTTGCTGACCCTGGGATTACTGAGTTCCCTGCCGGGCTATGCGGCGACGCCTGCGCCGGTTCCGGCGGCCATTGCCAACCATGACGGACAGATCCGCATCGCGGTGATCCGCAACCTCGGCTCGGACGACAACACTACCCAGTTTGTGGCCGGTGCGATTCAGGAAGGCAAAAAGCTCGGCTTTAAGGTCAGCACCTTTTTAAGCAACGGCGACGACGCCAAATTCCAGGACTTCGTTAACCAGGCGATCACCCAGAAATATGACGGCATTATCCTCTCCCAGGGACGCGATCCGTACTCCACCGCGCTGGTGAAAAAAGCCGTCGATGCCGGGATCAAGGTGGCGGTGTTCGATACCGCAGTGAACGGGGAGATCCCCGGCGTAACCGTGACCCAGCAGGATGACGCCTCCCTGACCAACCTCTCGTTTGGCCAGCTGGTGAAAGATTTCAACGGTAAGGCCAACATCATCAAGCTGTGGGTCGCCGGCTTCCCGCCGATGGAGCGTCGTCAGACCGCCTACCAGGAACTGCTGAAGCAGAACCCGGGCATCAAGGAGCTGGAGTCCATCGGCGCGGTCTCCTCAGACGTGCAGGGCGATACTGCCAACAAAGTGGGCGCGGTGCTGGCGAAATACCCGAAAGGCAAGATCGACGCTATCTGGGGCACCTGGGACGCCTTCAGCCAGGGCGCCTATAAAGCGTTGAAAGAGAACGGCCGCACCGAGATCAAACTCTACAGCATCGACATCTCCAACCAGGATCTACAGCTGATGCGTGAAGCGGGCAGCCCGTGGGTGGTGAGCGTGGCGGTGGATCCGAAGCTGATTGGCGCCACCAACGTGCGTCTCATTGCCAACAAGATTGCCGGTGAAGCAACGCCTGCAACCTATGACTTTAAGGCGGCCGCTATTCCGCAGGCGCTGCTGTCGTCCCAGCCGGGCGCGGTGAACGTGGCATCATTAGGGAAAATCATCCCGGGCTGGGGCCAGACCGAAGACTTTATCGCCCCGTGGTTCGCGACGTTAGAAGCGAAGGCAAAATAA
- a CDS encoding oxidoreductase, which yields MSNTDIRVVPGPANYYSHRGALARLNAFFTPEQLSRAVWIYGERALAGARPFLPESFNTKGAKHLLFKGHCSEHDVNQLVQDAGDNRSVVIGVGGGALLDTAKAVARRLGLPVVAIPTIAATCAAWTPLSVWYNDAGQALHFEIFDDANYLVLVEPEIVLNAPAEYLLAGIGDTLAKWYEAVVLAPQPEQLPLTVRLGINGALAIRDVLLEHSEQALADQTRREVTREFHDVVDAIIAGGGMVGGLGERYTRVAAAHAVHNGLTVLPQTAQFLHGTKVAYGILVQSALLGQDAVLRELVAAYQRFNLPTTLRELEVDIHNRDELDKVIAHTLRPVESIHALPIALTPAILRAAFEKVENLSRPAD from the coding sequence ATGAGCAACACCGATATCCGCGTCGTTCCCGGCCCGGCCAACTATTACTCCCACCGCGGGGCCCTTGCCCGCCTGAACGCATTTTTCACTCCGGAGCAGCTCTCCCGGGCGGTATGGATCTACGGCGAACGCGCCCTTGCCGGTGCGCGCCCGTTCCTGCCCGAAAGTTTCAATACAAAGGGAGCCAAACATCTGCTGTTTAAAGGCCACTGCAGCGAACACGATGTGAACCAGCTCGTGCAGGATGCTGGCGATAACCGCAGCGTAGTGATTGGCGTCGGCGGCGGCGCGCTGCTGGATACCGCCAAAGCGGTGGCCCGTCGTCTGGGCCTGCCGGTGGTTGCCATTCCAACCATCGCCGCCACCTGCGCCGCCTGGACTCCGCTGTCGGTGTGGTACAACGATGCCGGGCAGGCGCTGCACTTTGAGATCTTTGACGATGCCAACTATCTGGTGCTGGTCGAGCCGGAAATCGTGCTTAACGCCCCGGCGGAGTACCTGCTGGCGGGGATCGGCGATACCCTGGCAAAATGGTATGAAGCGGTGGTGCTGGCCCCGCAGCCCGAGCAGCTACCGCTGACGGTCAGGCTCGGGATCAACGGCGCGCTGGCGATCCGCGACGTGCTGCTGGAACACAGCGAGCAGGCGCTGGCCGACCAGACGCGCCGCGAGGTCACCCGTGAATTTCATGACGTGGTGGATGCCATTATCGCCGGCGGCGGCATGGTGGGCGGGCTGGGAGAACGCTACACCCGCGTGGCGGCGGCGCATGCGGTGCATAACGGCTTAACGGTGCTGCCGCAGACCGCGCAGTTCCTCCACGGCACCAAGGTGGCCTACGGCATTCTGGTGCAGAGCGCCCTGCTCGGCCAGGACGCGGTGCTGCGCGAACTGGTCGCGGCGTATCAGCGCTTTAACCTGCCCACCACCCTGCGCGAGCTGGAGGTGGATATCCACAACCGCGACGAGCTGGACAAGGTTATTGCCCATACCCTGCGCCCTGTGGAGTCGATCCATGCCCTGCCGATCGCCCTGACGCCAGCGATCCTGCGCGCCGCGTTTGAGAAAGTGGAAAACCTCAGCCGCCCGGCGGATTGA
- a CDS encoding YjiG family protein — MSAPNANPVITDVFVEGARKGWGIATSSTLPNVVMAFIIIKALEITGALKGLGMIFAPLMGLFGLPGEAAAVLIGGWMSMGGGIGVAIGLFDKGILTGEHLAILAPAIYLMGSQVQYLGRILGVIGTRATRIPLMIAISVINAFLAMLLMRIIL, encoded by the coding sequence ATGAGCGCCCCGAACGCAAATCCTGTTATTACCGACGTCTTTGTCGAAGGCGCCCGCAAGGGCTGGGGCATTGCCACCAGCAGCACCCTACCAAACGTGGTGATGGCCTTTATCATCATCAAAGCGCTGGAGATAACCGGCGCGTTAAAAGGACTGGGAATGATATTCGCCCCGCTGATGGGGCTGTTTGGCCTGCCGGGAGAAGCCGCCGCGGTGCTGATCGGCGGCTGGATGTCGATGGGCGGCGGTATTGGCGTCGCCATCGGCCTGTTTGATAAAGGCATTCTTACCGGCGAGCACCTAGCGATCCTCGCTCCGGCCATCTACCTGATGGGCTCCCAGGTGCAGTACCTCGGGCGCATCCTCGGGGTGATTGGCACCCGTGCCACCCGTATTCCGCTGATGATCGCCATCTCGGTTATCAACGCCTTCTTAGCCATGCTGCTGATGCGCATTATTCTCTGA
- the cstA gene encoding pyruvate/proton symporter CstA, with product MNNSGKYLIWAGLSVVGAFALGYIALNRGEQINALWIVVAAVCIYLIAYRFYGKFIARNVLSVDPTRMTPAVRHNDGLDYVPTDKKVLFGHHFAAIAGAGPLVGPVLAAQMGYLPGMIWILAGVVLAGAVQDFMVLFVSTRRDGRSLGELVKEEMGPTAGVIALVACFMIMVIILAVLAMIVVKALTHSPWGTYTVAFTIPLAIFMGIYIRYLRPGRIGEVSVIGLFFLVFAIISGGWVAESPTWAPYFDYTGVQLTWMLVGYGFVAAVLPVWLLLAPRDYLSTFLKIGTIVGLAIGILIMRPTLTMPAVTKFIDGTGPVWSGNMFPFLFITIACGAVSGFHALIASGTTPKMLANENQACFIGYGGMLMESFVAIMALVSACIIDPGVYFAMNSPIAVLAPAGTADVVASAAQVVSGWGFAITPDTLTQIANEVGEQSIISRAGGAPTLAVGMAYILHGALGGLMDVSFWYHFAILFEALFILTAVDAGTRAARFMLQDLLGVISPGLKRTESLPANLLATALCVLAWGYFLHQGVVDPLGGINTLWPLFGIANQMLAGMALMLCAVVLFKMKRQRYAWVALVPTAWLLICTLTAGWQKAFSPDAKVGFLAIANKFQALIDSGKIPAQYTESQLSQLVFNNRLDAGLTIFFMVVVVVLALYSLKTALAALKQDKPTAKETPYQPMPANYEEIVTQAKSAH from the coding sequence ATGAACAACTCAGGGAAATACCTCATCTGGGCAGGGCTCTCCGTGGTGGGCGCCTTTGCGCTGGGCTATATCGCCCTCAACCGCGGTGAACAGATCAATGCGCTGTGGATTGTGGTCGCAGCGGTCTGTATCTATCTGATTGCCTACCGTTTTTACGGTAAATTTATCGCTCGCAACGTGCTCTCCGTCGACCCGACGCGCATGACGCCGGCGGTGCGGCATAACGATGGTCTGGACTATGTCCCGACCGACAAAAAGGTGCTGTTTGGCCACCACTTTGCGGCGATTGCCGGAGCCGGACCGCTGGTGGGGCCAGTGCTGGCCGCGCAGATGGGCTATCTCCCGGGGATGATCTGGATCCTCGCCGGGGTGGTGCTGGCCGGGGCAGTGCAGGACTTTATGGTGCTGTTCGTCTCCACCCGCCGCGACGGGCGCTCGCTCGGCGAGCTGGTGAAAGAGGAGATGGGGCCTACCGCCGGGGTAATTGCCCTGGTGGCCTGTTTCATGATCATGGTGATTATCCTTGCGGTGCTGGCGATGATTGTGGTGAAAGCCCTGACCCACAGCCCGTGGGGGACTTACACCGTGGCCTTTACCATTCCGCTGGCGATCTTCATGGGGATCTACATTCGCTACCTGCGCCCGGGCCGCATTGGTGAAGTGTCGGTGATTGGCCTGTTCTTCCTGGTGTTCGCCATTATCTCCGGCGGCTGGGTGGCCGAGAGTCCAACCTGGGCCCCGTACTTTGACTATACCGGCGTGCAGCTGACCTGGATGCTGGTGGGCTATGGCTTTGTGGCCGCGGTACTCCCGGTGTGGCTGCTGCTGGCCCCGCGCGACTACCTCTCCACCTTCCTGAAAATCGGCACCATCGTCGGGCTGGCGATTGGCATTCTGATTATGCGCCCGACCCTGACCATGCCTGCGGTAACTAAGTTTATCGACGGCACCGGTCCGGTCTGGTCCGGCAACATGTTCCCGTTCCTGTTTATCACCATCGCCTGTGGCGCAGTCTCTGGCTTCCATGCCCTGATCGCCTCCGGCACCACGCCGAAGATGCTGGCTAATGAAAATCAGGCCTGCTTTATCGGCTACGGCGGCATGCTGATGGAGTCCTTTGTTGCCATCATGGCGCTGGTGTCGGCCTGTATTATCGATCCCGGCGTTTACTTCGCGATGAACAGCCCGATTGCGGTGCTGGCACCGGCCGGTACGGCGGACGTGGTGGCCTCTGCGGCCCAGGTGGTGAGCGGCTGGGGCTTTGCCATTACCCCGGATACCCTGACCCAGATCGCCAACGAAGTGGGCGAGCAGTCGATTATCTCCCGTGCGGGCGGTGCGCCGACCCTGGCGGTGGGGATGGCCTACATTCTGCACGGCGCGCTGGGCGGCCTGATGGATGTATCGTTCTGGTATCACTTTGCGATCCTGTTTGAAGCCCTGTTTATCCTGACGGCGGTGGATGCGGGAACCCGTGCGGCGCGCTTTATGCTGCAGGATCTGCTGGGGGTGATTTCTCCGGGGCTGAAGCGCACCGAGTCGCTGCCGGCCAACCTGCTGGCGACCGCGCTGTGCGTGCTGGCGTGGGGTTACTTCCTGCATCAGGGGGTGGTGGATCCGCTGGGGGGCATCAACACCCTGTGGCCACTGTTCGGTATCGCTAACCAGATGCTGGCCGGTATGGCGCTGATGCTCTGCGCGGTGGTGCTGTTCAAGATGAAACGTCAGCGTTACGCCTGGGTGGCCCTGGTGCCAACGGCGTGGCTGCTGATCTGTACCCTGACCGCCGGCTGGCAGAAAGCCTTCAGCCCGGATGCGAAAGTGGGCTTCCTCGCCATCGCCAACAAGTTCCAGGCGTTGATCGACAGCGGTAAGATCCCTGCGCAGTACACCGAGTCGCAGCTGTCACAGCTGGTGTTTAACAACCGTCTCGATGCCGGGTTGACCATCTTCTTTATGGTGGTGGTTGTGGTGCTGGCGCTGTATTCTCTGAAGACCGCCCTGGCCGCCCTGAAACAGGACAAGCCAACGGCGAAAGAGACGCCGTATCAGCCGATGCCTGCCAACTATGAAGAGATTGTGACCCAGGCGAAAAGTGCCCATTAA